From a single Brassica oleracea var. oleracea cultivar TO1000 chromosome C5, BOL, whole genome shotgun sequence genomic region:
- the LOC106293924 gene encoding LOW QUALITY PROTEIN: DEAD-box ATP-dependent RNA helicase 42 (The sequence of the model RefSeq protein was modified relative to this genomic sequence to represent the inferred CDS: inserted 3 bases in 3 codons; deleted 2 bases in 1 codon; substituted 2 bases at 2 genomic stop codons): MEEDERSKSRKEDYEMKAKNRRDRYRDRGKDQKKGNGSEKNRRKRRCERVMSIDSEDVCDRYVGXRREKPKEKDKDRRRSGSDRFKSGTEEKGRRYREHGRNRGKDRKIDREGNEESGDDVKRDLKRGRQEDNDEKKXEDGVKQLDEEAEKRRRRLHEWQELKKKKEEAESESKSWTLEGDSDDDQGPPHGGDAYKMVDVVSENEEVIDPLHAFMNTMVLPEVEKLSNAASPLGTVLDSNKDVDNKARLGWIIQGEDSDYSETKDDDDQPSLDKGDEVFMKTLKKTKGDKLTLVDHSNIEYQPFRKNFYIQVKDISNMTEQEVNTYRKELEIKVHGKDVPRPIKSWHQTDLTTRILNTIKKLNFQNPTPVQSQPLPIIMSGRDCIGVAPTGSGKTLSFVLPMLRHIKDQPPVEPGDGPIGLVMAPTRELVQQIHTDIKKFAKSLSIRSAAVYGGSGVAQQISELRRGTEIIICTPGRMIDILSTNSGKVTNLQRVTFLVMDEADRMFDMGFXPQITRIIQNIRPEHXATFPRQVEALARKVLNKPVEIQAGGRSVANKDITQFVEIKSDSXKRPRLVELIEEWYDKGKVLVFVGSQEKCDGLYNDLKNKCGYRCQSLHGGKDQILREVAVSEFKSSVCNLLVATSVAARGLDVKGVELVVNFDAPNHYEEYVHRVGRTGRAGRKGCAVTFVSEDDAKYAPDLVKALERSEQVVPDGLKAMADGFMERVREGVEKGHGSGFGGSGFKFNDEEDVRRAAKEAQKKEDGIEEEDKSELEDENGGGEISQQKQEATMVVAAMLRGCARTRQQYEAELEINDFPQNARWKVTRRETLGSISDWSGAAITTRGQFFTPGRSPGPGERKLYLFVEGPSEESVKAAKGELMRVVNDVTNQALSFPGRSQHGRYSVL, encoded by the exons ATGGAGGAGGACGAGAGATCTAAATCCAGGAAGGAAGATTACGAAATGAAGGCGAAGAATCGCCGAGATCGTTACCGTGATCGCGGTAAGGACCAGAAGAAGGGGAACGGTTCAGAGAAGAACCGGCGCAAGAGACGGTGTGAGAGGGTTATGAGTATTGATTCGGAAGATGTTTGCGATCGATACGTTGGTTAACGGAGGGAGAAGCCTAAAGAAAAGGACAAGGATCGGAGACGGAGCGGTTCTGATAGGTTTAAAAGCGGAACGGAAGAGAAGGGAAGAAGATACCGAGAACATGGGAGAAATAGAGGTAAAGATCGTAAAATAGATAGAGAAGGCAATGAAGAGAGCGGTGATGATGTCAAGCGTGACTTGAAACGTGGAAGACAAGAGGACAATGATGAGAAGA TAGAGGATGGGGTTAAGCAGTTGGATGAGGAGGCAGAGAAACGTAGGAGAAGATTACATGAGTGGCAAGAACTGAAGAAGAAAAAGGAGGAAGCTGAAAGCGAAAGCAAGTCTTGGACTCTCGAAGGAGATTCTGATGATGACCAAGGCCCTCCCCATGGTGGTGATGCTTATAAGATGGTAGACGTTGTCTCTGAGAACGAAGAGGTAATTGATCCTTTACATGCTTTTATGAATACCATGGTTTTACCTGAGGTTGAGAAGCTTAGCAACGCTGCTTCTCCTCTAGGTACTGTTTTGGACTCTAACAAGGACGTTGATAATAAAGCCCGT TTGGGTTGGATAATCCAAGGTGAAGATTCTGACTATTCAGAGACAAAGGATGATGATGATCAACCTAGTTTGGACAAAGGAGACGAGGTCTTCATGAAGACACTAAAGAAGACAAAAGGAGATAAACTAACTCTTGTTGACCATTCAAACATAGAGTACCAACCTTTCCGTAAGAACTTCTACATCCAAGTGAAAGACATCTCAAACATGACAGAACAAGAAGTCAACACTTACAGAAAAGAACTAGAGATAAAAGTCCACGGAAAAGACGTACCAAGACCCATCAAATCATGGCACCAGACCGACCTAACCACCAGAATCTTGAACACAATCAAGAAACTCAACTTCCAAAACCCAACTCCTGTCCAATCACAACCCCTCCCAATCATAATGTCCGGTCGAGACTGCATCGGAGTCGCACCAACCGGGTCAGGCAAAACCCTCAGCTTCGTTCTACCAATGCTAAGACACATCAAAGACCAGCCTCCCGTCGAACCCGGCGACGGGCCCATTGGGCTTGTAATGGCACCAACCAGAGAGCTAGTCCAGCAGATTCACACCGATATCAAAAAGTTCGCTAAGTCACTGAGTATCAGATCAGCGGCAGTATACGGAGGTTCAGGAGTTGCTCAGCAGATCAGCGAGCTTAGGCGAGGGACTGAGATAATAATCTGCACTCCTGGTAGAATGATTGATATTCTCTCCACAAACAGTGGGAAAGTAACCAATCTCCAAAGAGTAACGTTTCTTGTAATGGATGAAGCTGACCGTATGTTCGACATGGGCT GACCTCAGATCACTCGCATTATCCAAAACATTCGACCAGAAC CCGCAACTTTCCCACGTCAAGTCGAGGCTTTAGCTCGCAAAGTCCTGAACAAGCCTGTTGAGATACAGGCGGGCGGGAGGAGCGTCGCGAATAAAGATATAACTCAGTTTGTTGAGATCAAGTCAGATAGCTAGAAGAGGCCTAGGCTCGTGGAGCTTATCGAGGAATGGTACGATAAAGGGAAGGTTTTAGTCTTTGTTGGTTCACAGGAGAAATGCGACGGTTTGTATAACGATTTGAAGAATAAATGTGGTTACCGTTGCCAATCTCTCCACGGAGGGAAAGATCAGATTCTTCGCGAGGTGGCTGTTTCTGAGTTTAAGAGCAGTGTTTGTAATTTGCTGGTTGCTACTAGCGTTGCGGCTAGAGGTTTGGACGTGAAGGGGGTTGAGTTGGTTGTGAACTTTGACGCTCCGAATCATTATGAGGAGTATGTGCATCGCGTTGGTCGGACGGGGAGGGCGGGGAGGAAAGGGTGCGCCGTGACGTTTGTGTCCGAGGATGATGCCAAGTACGCGCCGGATTTAGTTAAAGCTTTGGAACGGTCTGAGCAGGTTGTTCCTGATGGTTTGAAAGCGATGGCTGATGGTTTTATGGAGAGGGTGAGGGAAGGTGTTGAGAAGGGTCATGGAAGTGGTTTTGGCGGGAGTGGTTTTAAGTTTAATGACGAGGAGGATGTTAGGAGAGCAGCGAAGGAGGCGCAAAAGAAGGAGGATGGTATTGAGGAAGAAGACAAGTCTGAGTTGGAAGATGAGAACGGTGGTGGTGAGATCTCACAGCAGAAGCAGGAGGCTACTATGGTTGTTGCTGCTATGCTGCGAGGTTGTGCAAGGACTCGACAACAGTATGAAGCTGAACTGGAGATAAATGATTTCCCACAGAATGCTCGTTGGAAGGTGACGCGGAGAGAGACTCTTGGTTCGATATCGGATTGGTCTGGAGCGGCTATTACTACCAGAGGTCAGTTTTTCACGCCGGGACGTAGCCCGGGCCCTGGGGAACGCAAGCTTTACTTGTTTGTTGAAGGACCTAGCGAGGAATCTGTTAAGGCGGCCAAAGGTGAGCTCATGCGTGTTGTTAATGACGTTACTAATCAAGCCTTGTCGTTTCCCGGAAGATCACAACATGGTAGATACTCCGTCTTATAA